The Carassius gibelio isolate Cgi1373 ecotype wild population from Czech Republic chromosome B19, carGib1.2-hapl.c, whole genome shotgun sequence genomic interval acagtattacagaGAGCCAATTAATATAGCTATTTTTAATCTacatttttaatcacaatttgaTTCCCCGAATTCCCTTcccctcacaaaaaaaaaaaaattgtgcagtcTTAACATAAAGGGTAAGTTCAGCCcaaaataaaaactgtgttttactcaccctcgaggaTTCCAAATATGACGTTCtcctttcagacgaatccagttggagttatataaAAGATTGTCCTTGCATTTgtaagctctatcattgcagtgggCATGTGTTTCTGTTCAACAGTCAAAAACACGCTCAATAAAGTGCGCATATCTGTAATAAAACTTGTTTCACCCAGCTTCGAGGGTAAATAAAGTCcttctgtagcgaatccatgcatttttgtcagAAAAATAACTGGAACTGCTTCTGCGTATGACAGATAAGTGTTTATTACACTTGAAATATGGATTTTCTGTGTTTATTCATGGTCCGAAACAgtgtgaggcatgttttattaCGGATGTGTGCGCTTTATTTGACGTCTTGTGCACTGTTCAACAGAAACACCCACCCACTGCAACGATAacgcttggaagagccaggacaaattttttatataactagttagtctgaaagaagaaagtcatatacatctaggatgccTCGAAGatgagtaaaacacaggctaattttcttttttgggtgaacctttAAGTCTCAACTTAAAACcaaagttaatgcattaaatatcaaGTTACATACTAAATAATACTGTATCTGATTAATTCCTCTTTATCTAGTTTCTATGGGAAGAAGCTCTGTTTCCAGGGTGATGAGCTGTGTGCTTTAAAAATATCGAATATTATGGGCTGTGCTTGCTGTAAGCAGAGGAAGGCCAGTAAAGCTGTGTCGAGTCCCAACTCATGTGACACAGGCAATGGGACCCAGCCGTCAGAACCCTCCCGTTACATCGAGACTTTTGACCCTGGGATGATCCCCAACTTTAATGATTTTTCCAACCCTGCTCCCTCCTCCAATTTCAACCCGTCCCGCCCAGGCCCCGTCACAGGTGTGTAAAAGTGTGTGTTGAGGTGTGATTTTCAGTGTTCTTTATCATGAAAGAGTAGATAACAGCGTTACTTCGCTTAAACCaattatgtttgtgtttgttcgtTCAGGAGGCGGTGTAACACTCTTTATAGCCCTTTATGACTATGATGCACGTACAGAGGATGACCTGAGTTTCCAGAAAGGAGAAAAGTTTCATATTATCAACAATACGTAAGTTCACAGCAGAGCAGTGAGAAAAAGATTCAGACAGTCTTTTAAAACCACAAATACCAGAcatttctccctttttttccttGCTTCTCTTTCTGTTGTTCCCCTTGTCCCTCTGTCTCAATTCCTTTCTTCTCATCTGTTTGTACCACTTTTTGATATTTCTTTCTCTGTCCCCTGTCCCTCCACAGAGAGGGTGACTGGTGGGAGGCTCGTTCTCTGGACACAGGAAAGTCTGGGTACCTTCCTAGTAACTATGTGGCCCCTGTGGACTCCATACAAGCTGAGGAGTGAGTTACATGTGAACATGCGTTTTCAGGAATTTATAATCACATTATATGCAAGCTTTAAAGTACATTATTGGTGTTTGTCCATGCAGGTGGTATTTTGGGAAGATGGGCCGGAAGGATGCAGAGCGACAGTTGCTAGCGCAGGACAATCCTAGAGGGACATTCTTAATAAGAGAAAGTGAGACAACAAAAGGTAAATGATTTAGTTAATTTATCAGTGTTTATatttacactttgcattcagtAGAGACATATATGTGATGTTATGTTGGATTGTGAttaatctctctttttttgtagCTAACATGATAAGTGATAACACGTTCattttttagggttagggttagaaagAAAATTAACATAACcctaaagaaagaaaattgtgCAATTATTGGTTTCAGCAGTTTATGTaaattcaaaagcttggggttaGTAGAAAAAACGATGCTTTTGTTcaacaaggatgtattaaattgatcaagtaaCAGTACAGACTTTTTACTCCgttacaaaatgtttctattttaaataaatgctgttcttttgaactttatattcatccgaaaaaatacattattaatatattaatataattaacaataaccaatatatttaaatagaaaacagctatattaaactgtaataatatttcacaatattgctgttgccgaccccaacttttgaacagtaaatgaaagtgttttaaaaatgaactgtgttaaatatatttaaataatcctTTGAATTAATATCTGTAGCCTACTATAAGGTTATAGGAAAAACATTACGTTTACATTATTTCTCTTACAGTGCCATTCAGAAAGTACAACCATAAGAAACATGCAAAAAAGCTGGAGAAATATCTGATGATATCCAGCATAATAATGGTGCTCAAAACTGTAGAATAATGGAAGTTCTTTAATGCAGTTTATTTCAATAGAAGCCCAGAACGAGAAGTTAAAACAAGATGACACAAGAATACCTAAATTCTAGTCTAGTGGTTTAGTACTGACTGAAAAGATATTTGGtaattttttctaatatttttcattgataaaaaatgtatttcatcttGCCAACAAATTGAGAGCCTCTTTTCTCCCCTCTTTAGGAGCGTACTCTTTGTCGATCAGAGACTGGGATGATGCGAAGGGGGATCATGTCAAGCACTATAAAATTAGGAAGCTGGACAATGGCGGTTATTACATCACAACAAGGACCCAGTTTGATACCGTCCAGGAGCTCGTGGAGCATTATACAGGTTAGTGCAATACACGTACACCTCcctcttaacatactgtgatttCCAAATGCATGACGGTACATTTCaaagttttcttttgtttatttgtctatatTAAAGAATTTCCTCAGAAGGAAGCATTGTTTAGTGGCTCTGTAAGTGACTGATATTTACTGCAAATAAAGTTATCAGCAGGTCTGTTTATCTTTGCACATCTTTATTTCCTCTTTTGTTGCCCAAATGACTTCTCTGCTTCGTCTGAGTGCATAAGTTGTATCAGTTCTGTTAGTGATCCTCCTACTCAACCTGTGAGTCTGGTGCTATCAGCCTTCCTGTTTCACTGTTATTGTTGAATCTAGTCagtcacacacacccacatgcaCGTATACTCTCTTGAATACAGTGGCTTTTCTCAGATAGACCACTTCAACTATAAAACTAAAATTGGGCCCCCCTACCACCCCAAATATGGGGCAAACCATTACCACAGAACAGTTACTTTCAGTTTTAAATGCTAAACAATTAACCCTTAGTTGCTACTCTACATATAGAAATTATCTTATCTAAATTTTACCAATCTGCTGCTTTAATTGAAATGAACTGAAGTAGTGCTGATCCCTAACTACTAAGTTAGACTGAACACTAGCATACactgaaaagtgacagtaaagatatgtaTGATGTTTCAAAATatgtccatttaaaataaatgctgttctttagacaTTTCTGTTCATTCAATaatgctgaaaaatgtatcatgatttccattaatatattaggcagcacaactgttgcttGAGCACCAAATCCTCATATTagagtttctgaaggatcatgtgacactgaagactgaagtaatgatcctgaaaattacaccttgccatcacaggaattaatttgattttaaaatatattaaaataaaaaacgtatattaatttatagtaatatttcataatttgacTGAATTTGTGACCAAATGAACACAGCCACGAtgagcataacagacttctttgaaagacataaaaaaaatcttactgacccaaactttcAAACAGTAGTAGACAGTAAAAACACTATCCCAAATCGATTTTAACACAAAAAGTATTGATATGAGCTGATTAATCCATCTGGGATTTCTACTACAATAATAACTATTGTTATTACATTTCATAGAATGTTGATAACTACACCATAACATAATAATTTACATGATTTAGCTCATCCTTTAGCATCACTCAACCCAGCAGCAGCCACTGACTCTGTGATCTCTGTCGCCCTCTGCTGAGTGAACATGTGTCGTTCAGGTTTTTCATGCATATGTGTGCTTGTGAATGCTTCTTTAATCTGAGTTGTACAGcattttgtgtatttataaatgtttgttttatatagCCTGCTGTTTGTGTCTTCTTTGCATCTCTGTCTTCTCTCGTATCTAtctgtgtctttctttttctCCGTACTCTGTTCTTTAGCTCGAGCAGCAGGGCTGTGCTGCCGTTTGATTGGCAGCTGTAGGCGGGGCATGCCAAAGCTGGCTGACCTGTCAGTGAAGACTAAGGATGTTTGGGAGATTCCCAGGGAATCACTTCAACTCATTAAGAAACTGGGCAATGGCCAGTTTGGTGAAGTGTGGATGGGTAGGAACCACTAAAAGCATGGGAAGGAGGGAACAAAACTCGCACGCCTTGCCCATCCTGCCTGTGGTACAGAGCCTtgcaattatattacattttttaaagagcTAGTTCATCCCACATTTacaattcagtcatcatttacattGTTGCGCTCATGTCATAACATGATTGACTTTATTTCTCCTAcgaaacacaaaagatattttaaagattgtTGAAAAGGGTGGGCAGCTATGACTTGCGTCTTATATCATGATATGAGTCATTTATTTTCACGGTAAcgatatatatcacaatatagttatttttgctttaaataaagtatttatgaTATCAAAATCTTTGATAACATAGCAATTTCATAATTCTTGTCACCATTGTCAATATCACAAAAGAACTAACATTGTCCTAAATTGAAGAAAAACGAACTCAAGCTCACTGAAGACATATAAAAAGCCAGCAATTATGTAAGAATAGGAAACTAATTACAAGCAGTAGGACAAAAACACTAGAGTAGAACAAATAAGAAATGCTACACGCATTGTGTAAAGTAATCAAATGCATAAAGcactgcatattcttcactgtataaattaaatatatttcttcttattaaacttgcaaaagtgatttagtcaagagcagtgagagattttctccATTTTGTTGTTTGACTAACATGAATGACTgacaggaatattagactgctgtcactttaagaactgCCCAGGTCCAATATACTGTCCTTGACTTGTATTGTATGgatgttttatgaaaaaaaaaaagaagtcttcttcttgtaaagcgctttggatggccatggggtctgttgaaagcgctatataaatgcagtccatttaccatttaccattcttttatgtttcacagaagaaagaaagtcacataagtttggagtgacatgagggtaaaaaaaattaaataataacatgTTTTAAAAGACTTCCATTGTAGTAAGCTGCGAAAAGAGGTCCAAAACTATTTTGCCAGGCGCTGAAGATGAAAGCTTGAAGGTCAGGGATATAACGTAAAGGCTGTGCTGTTTTTGTTCTCTCCCTCTGGTCCTTCTAACATTGCATGCCATCCTGTTTCCCTCCTCttccatccccccccccccctccctctttctctctttcaacaCCCTCAACAGGTAGTAATGATGGTTTATGTTGCTACTTGACTAAAGCCTGTCCAAATGCCACGCCCCAAACAATGGGTTTAGGGCGGGACGCCTGGGAGATCGCCCGGGAAACATTGCAGCTCAACAGGAAGTTGGGTCAAGGTTGTTTTGGCGACGTCTGGATGGGTGAGAGGGATACAACGATACCCAATGTTGATCTCCATGTTAGCATTTGCTAATGCTACAGCCAGTGTTTCCAAAGGCGCACTGGCTTTCTTCGCCACTTTAGCATGTTTTCCTATGTCTCAATTGATATGTTTTCTAAATTTTGGTCAATGCAGTCATAATGAAAAGAGAATATGAAAATGTTTGTGGGCCGTTCACAATGCTGAACATTCAAAATGCTGTGATTGACCCTGCTTTGCCAAGCATCAGTCTATGATCCTGACCTGTCTGCTATTCGCCAATATCGTGCTACGTCAGCTAAACCTGAATAGCATTTTAGCACTGTGTCAATGTTAATTGtgacattaaaaatgcaatagcACTATAATagcatgtataaataaaaaaaataaaaaaagttcaactCTTTCCCAGGAGCTTAGTGTTGTGTGTCTGCAGCAATCCCAGCTTCCTGTTGCTTTGGTGTGTGGCCTTATTCCATCTGTTCCTCTTTATCCCATTCTTTCATCCCTTAATCCTTGCCATGTTGAAATGGCTCTTTCAGCTGTGTCTGACACTATTTAAATGTGTAGGCATGTGGAATGGCACAACTAAAGTTGCAGTGAAGACCCTGAAGCCAGGCACCATGTCTCCAGAGGCCTTCCTGGATGAGGCCCAGATCATGAAGAGGCTCCGTCATGATAAACTGGTACAGCTGTATGCTGTGGTGTCTGAGGAGCCCATCTACATCATCACTGAGTTCATGACTCAAGGTATGGACAGTTATAAGAATTTCTTCTGAGTGAATACAAGGCTAAAATGATTATATGCATTTGCATTCAAAGGTTTGTGGTTGGTAAaatgttgtaatgtttttgaaagaagtctcttatgctcctcaagtctgcatttacttgatcaaaaatacagtgaaatatcaTTTCAATGtaaattaactattttaatgtactttaaaatttgtatttatttctgtgattgcacATATtgattttcatcatcattactccagttttctgtcacatgatccttcagaaatcattttaatatgctgatttgcgaTTAAAGATACGTTTATTTTTGTTATGCATGTTGAAAACCCTTTtgtatgcttaatatttttgtggaaactgatcaATTTCAGGTTCCTTTGAATAATAGAAAGtccagaagaacagcatttattcaaaacagaactggctttaccatcacttttgatcaatttaatgcagaataaaagtattgtttaatttttaaataaattactgaCCCCACATATTTGAATGATATTTATGTAttacataaatataacaaaaattatttaaattaattaatttatataaaggtatacagtatatataatttttttccttgaTGCTTTTGTGATTTAGGAAGCTTGTTGGACTTCTTGAAAGATGGAGATGGCAGAAATCTAAAATTGCCTCAACTTGTGGATATGGCAGCCCAGGTAAGGCTCATTAGTCAAGAAATATTTAGCAAAGATGTATTATCCACTACTGGGACAATCCTTCAGAAGTGTTTTCAAATGGTCAAGGTTGGAACCAAGAACCATTTCTTATTCAGAACAATTCTTGAACAAATTAATCTTTTAATATATCATAATCAAGGCCATAGATAGATCAGCCTATAGGATTTCTATTAGCATGAAATGTACACAACTGGTTATAAGAGAACCATGTACCATAGACTTTCTGCACAGTTCTAATCACCCTAAAACTGTCAAACCATAGAAGACAAGATGCCTCAAACAAATGTGCCAATCCTTAAGATAAGCTCTAAGAAGTGTCTTGAGAGCATTACTTTATTAAAAACTAATATCAATCTCCCTTCTTAAGTATGGTGATGAAAGTGCTTTTATTTCTTCTAGATTGCTGCAGGCATGGCTTATATTGAGCGGATGAATTACATCCACAGAGACCTGCGAGCTGCCAATATCCTGGTTGGAGATGGTCTGGTCTGTAAGATTGCAGACTTTGGGCTGGCTAGACTTATCGAGGACAACGAGTACACAGCTAGACAAGGTCATTCACAATCTATGACCCAAACTAGATCTTAATGTACTCCGCATATTTCTACAATCTGCCAGAGTTTCCTCCTTTATTTGATAAGATTAAAAACGTTATTTATCTCTTTCTTGGCCTCTACTCGATTTCATTCCAGCTCATTTTGTTCTAATATTCGTTTTACTGCACTACAATTTTCATCTTCCGTTGCTCTATTTTGGTGTATCTCAGCACTTTCTATTTGATCTGTAATTGTCATAAATCATGATTCAGTGTGCTGAACCGATTGTCTTGATTCTCATATTATAGGAGCAAAGTTTCCGATAAAGTGGACTGCCCCAGAGGCTGCTCTTTATGGTAAATTTACCATCAAATCAGATGTGTGGTCTTTTGGTATCCTATTGACTGAGCTCATCACCAAGGGCAGAGTGCCTTACCCAGGTGTGTCTTCACTGAACCACTTTTATACACACTGTCTGTTTGCTTCGTTCTCTTGTAAACAgatataaactttttatttttcacattttagtttcatattttacttaaaaacaggcattttaatgtttttaaatgttttaaataatttaatacatttgaatattaatactattttcatgtggatcacctgttgctgcacaaatatgtttattttagtttctgTATGCATGAATTTGTGTAGGGATGAACAACAGAGAGGTTCTGGAGCAGGTGGAGCGTGGATATCGAATGCCGGTTCCGCAGGGCTGCCCGGCATCTCTGCACGAGTTGATGCTGCAGTGCTGGCGGAAGGATCCTGATGAGAGGCACACCTTTGAGTACCTGCAGAGCTTCCTGGAGGACTACTTTACTGCTACTGAACCCCAGTACCAGCCTGGAGAAAACCTGTGATAGACGCATATACACTTAAGTGCATTAGTTCAATATATCCTTCAGGAAAGATGCAGTTGCCTTTGCTTTCTATCAAAATACCTCTATAAACTGATTTTGATCCATGGCCCTGCAATCACAAGCTCCATCTGAACATGCTTTAGAGCAATTTCTCGTTCTGTGCTTcatactgaaaaagaaaaaagttctaAGATACTGCTCTCAAACTGCAAGATTGGGTTACTTTATAACTCTGAAGGAATACAATGGTCAATGTTAATGTTGGTTCTTCAACTTAAAATTCAACAGCACATATTAATACACCATATTAATGCTTCATCTCTCCATTAAAACAATAGCAATTAGTTTCCTATTCAATCGTATTACTATATCCACCTCTGTATTTGAATGTTCTGTCTCTTGACTATTTAAGTGATTTCTAATGGGTGCCTAGTGGAGAAAATCACTCTGATATACAGGTAGAGTCTCTACTAGGCATTCAACAGTAACCTGGATAACTGAGAATTTGTTTCCAGCCCGTAGCTGTGGTATGTTTTGTGAGCAATGTAATATGCAGGTCTAAACTCCAGCTCAAGAGCAAGGccacattaactttttttttttttttttttacatacgaTTCAGTTTCtgaatgtgcatttttttaatgaaacaattCAGACTTGCCTTTATTTTTTATCTGGCAAAAAGTCAATTGAATGTGAAGGAGCCAAAAATGAAATCTTGACATTTTAGTGTACAAGTCTCAGTCCACAGCTAACAAGGATGTGTCTTGAAATGTCTTTATAGTGTTGCATTTGTTTCTCTAGACAGTGTTCACTTAGCTAGTCATGTTATTGTTTCTAATAATCCTTTTTGTTTAACTTTGAATCTAACAATCCTGTATTATCTTATTAGAGAGCAGTTCTGTTGTATAAAAGTGAACTTTATTGTGGCTTTAAAAACACAGTATTGACATtcagaaaagaagaaaactttttttctcttgcattttacactgtattttacattttacttcatatcctaatgatttgGTTTATAATTTAAGTGGATATCAAACCTGTGCCCTTATTCATGGTCATTGATTCTCTACAGGGATAGACTGTAACCCTGAACTGAAGATTGTGTATTACAGTTATGTAATGTTCGTGCCATTTTATTATACCTGTGCTTACTGAACCCATGTGTCTAACATGTTTCTTTTACTCTGCATGCACATCATACACTTTCGCAGGATGctctcatctttatttatatagcgctttatacaataaagAAGCTTCAGTTATTGAACAGAAAAATAACAGAATCGTTATTCTGTAAAGAATCTCAAGGacagaaaaaaagctaaattgCTTGCAGCTGCATTCATATGCTCTCTTCTTCACTATCCACAAGATGGCAGAAGAACCGTAATGTGGAGACCTGGAGATGTGGAGGGTTTTTAGTATGCTGTATTGGTTTATTAATTATCCTGCTGGGGTTTCTAGTCATGATGGTACATTCCGTACCTGCACCGAGCTGGCACTTTGTTCTTgctgcagatttgagttttacGTTTATAAATTAAACAGCTTGTTGCATCTACATTTTGCTGCAGCAGGGTAGCGGGTTACTCTGCAGACTTGGTGATGTGTGTACTGATGATTAATATCTAGAACATTTCGCATTTGTCTCCCATTTATAAAAATCAgatgttacaaaaataaaaatatgaatataggTGGAGAAGCAGGTAACGGCTGTGTAGCTTCAGATATGCACATTTTCTTCTTGCAGTCTGTGTTTTTAGATTTCAGGCTGTTTATTTCTTGTTTATAATACACATCTATTAAGTAAACCCTTCTTCCCGAACTGATTTAATTTACTctctttgtaaaatgtaattttattatttaaacactttttaaacatCTACCCATTTTAAAGTGAggtgcacattttttttctttttacaacatAATATGAAGCTCAGTTCCTTTACCCGTACATGAAAATACTACTAGCATTGTGTATATGCCTATAATACTATAATCAAAACGATAAAGGAGTTCTCT includes:
- the LOC127978912 gene encoding proto-oncogene tyrosine-protein kinase Yrk isoform X1, whose protein sequence is MGCACCKQRKASKAVSSPNSCDTGNGTQPSEPSRYIETFDPGMIPNFNDFSNPAPSSNFNPSRPGPVTGGGVTLFIALYDYDARTEDDLSFQKGEKFHIINNTEGDWWEARSLDTGKSGYLPSNYVAPVDSIQAEEWYFGKMGRKDAERQLLAQDNPRGTFLIRESETTKGAYSLSIRDWDDAKGDHVKHYKIRKLDNGGYYITTRTQFDTVQELVEHYTARAAGLCCRLIGSCRRGMPKLADLSVKTKDVWEIPRESLQLIKKLGNGQFGEVWMGMWNGTTKVAVKTLKPGTMSPEAFLDEAQIMKRLRHDKLVQLYAVVSEEPIYIITEFMTQGSLLDFLKDGDGRNLKLPQLVDMAAQIAAGMAYIERMNYIHRDLRAANILVGDGLVCKIADFGLARLIEDNEYTARQGAKFPIKWTAPEAALYGKFTIKSDVWSFGILLTELITKGRVPYPGMNNREVLEQVERGYRMPVPQGCPASLHELMLQCWRKDPDERHTFEYLQSFLEDYFTATEPQYQPGENL
- the LOC127978912 gene encoding proto-oncogene tyrosine-protein kinase Yrk isoform X2 translates to MGCACCKQRKASKAVSSPNSCDTGNGTQPSEPSRYIETFDPGMIPNFNDFSNPAPSSNFNPSRPGPVTGGGVTLFIALYDYDARTEDDLSFQKGEKFHIINNTEGDWWEARSLDTGKSGYLPSNYVAPVDSIQAEEWYFGKMGRKDAERQLLAQDNPRGTFLIRESETTKGAYSLSIRDWDDAKGDHVKHYKIRKLDNGGYYITTRTQFDTVQELVEHYTGSNDGLCCYLTKACPNATPQTMGLGRDAWEIARETLQLNRKLGQGCFGDVWMGMWNGTTKVAVKTLKPGTMSPEAFLDEAQIMKRLRHDKLVQLYAVVSEEPIYIITEFMTQGSLLDFLKDGDGRNLKLPQLVDMAAQIAAGMAYIERMNYIHRDLRAANILVGDGLVCKIADFGLARLIEDNEYTARQGAKFPIKWTAPEAALYGKFTIKSDVWSFGILLTELITKGRVPYPGMNNREVLEQVERGYRMPVPQGCPASLHELMLQCWRKDPDERHTFEYLQSFLEDYFTATEPQYQPGENL
- the LOC127978912 gene encoding tyrosine-protein kinase Fyn isoform X3, with the translated sequence MGCACCKQRKASKAVSSPNSCDTGNGTQPSEPSRYIETFDPGMIPNFNDFSNPAPSSNFNPSRPGPVTGGGVTLFIALYDYDARTEDDLSFQKGEKFHIINNTEGDWWEARSLDTGKSGYLPSNYVAPVDSIQAEEWYFGKMGRKDAERQLLAQDNPRGTFLIRESETTKGAYSLSIRDWDDAKGDHVKHYKIRKLDNGGYYITTRTQFDTVQELVEHYTARAAGLCCRLIGSCRRGMPKLADLSVKTKDVWEIPRESLQLIKKLGNGQFGEVWMGSNDGLCCYLTKACPNATPQTMGLGRDAWEIARETLQLNRKLGQGCFGDVWMGMWNGTTKVAVKTLKPGTMSPEAFLDEAQIMKRLRHDKLVQLYAVVSEEPIYIITEFMTQGSLLDFLKDGDGRNLKLPQLVDMAAQIAAGMAYIERMNYIHRDLRAANILVGDGLVCKIADFGLARLIEDNEYTARQGAKFPIKWTAPEAALYGKFTIKSDVWSFGILLTELITKGRVPYPGMNNREVLEQVERGYRMPVPQGCPASLHELMLQCWRKDPDERHTFEYLQSFLEDYFTATEPQYQPGENL